A genomic window from Labeo rohita strain BAU-BD-2019 chromosome 6, IGBB_LRoh.1.0, whole genome shotgun sequence includes:
- the inha gene encoding inhibin alpha chain, translated as MITSTSFLSSFACLMLWALLSPPLVQACQGDELPRDMVLGWLKRRILEGLGMDEPPLPVLQLPAWQAVNKVVHHVASRMTRETRVERRHHQESSQVILFPSSESTCKDMPDNASEAVSSHFTYYFQPSLDSQDSIITSAHFWFYAGEAVAFSNISAPIFILTAYQKLLQAAASPVKHSTDGWTTYKLDLHLHAVMAVGPFMLQVRCPSCSCYDSEDKTPFLHLHTRSSSPDRLRRAPKIPWSPAAIEKLRRPSSDDTDCKREQIEISFEDLGWDNWIVHPKAFTFYYCHGNCSSAERTTTLLGINQCCAPVPESMKSLRFTTTSDGGYSFKYETLPNIIPEECNCI; from the exons ATGATTACCTCGACCAGCTTTTTGTCTTCATTTGCTTGCCTGATGCTGTGGGCTTTGTTGTCACCTCCGCTGGTCCAGGCCTGTCAAGGAGATGAATTACCGCGTGACATGGTGCTTGGCTGGCTGAAAAGACGGATCCTTGAAGGTTTGGGAATGGACGAGCCTCCTCTGCCAGTGCTGCAGCTGCCAGCATGGCAAGCGGTGAACAAAGTTGTGCATCATGTAGCTTCACGAATGACTAGGGAGACAAGAGTGGAAAGAAGACACCATCAGGAGTCCTCGCAGGTCATTCTGTTCCCAAGCTCAG AGTCTACATGCAAGGACATGCCTGATAACGCCTCTGAGGCTGTATCCAGTCACTTTACTTACTACTTTCAGCCCTCTCTGGACAGCCAGGACTCCATCATCACTTCTGCTCACTTCTGGTTCTATGCTGGAGAGGCCGTTGCTTTTAGCAACATTTCAGCGCCCATTTTCATCCTCACCGCTTACCAGAAGCTGCTCCAAGCAGCTGCAAGTCCAGTCAAACACAGCACTGATGGCTGGACCACCTATAAGTTAGATCTCCATCTCCATGCTGTCATGGCTGTTGGCCCTTTCATGCTTCAGGTCCGTTGCCCATCCTGCAGTTGCTATGATTCAGAAGATAAAACACCCTTTCTGCACCTCCACACCCGTTCAAGTAGTCCCGACCGCTTACGCAGGGCACCTAAAATCCCTTGGTCACCAGCTGCTATTGAAAAGCTCAGAAGACCTTCTTCTGATGACACAGACTGCAAAAGAGAACAGATAGAAATCTCCTTCGAGGACCTTGGCTGGGACAACTGGATTGTTCATCCCAAAGCCTTCACTTTCTACTACTGCCATGGCAACTGCTCCAGCGCTGAGCGCACTACTACCCTACTTGGGATCAACCAATGCTGCGCTCCTGTCCCAGAGAGCATGAAGTCACTCCGTTTCACCACCACATCAGACGGGGGGTACTCATTCAAGTATGAAACCCTGCCTAACATCATACCAGAAGAGTGCAACTGCATCTAA
- the LOC127167046 gene encoding gap junction gamma-1 protein has protein sequence MSWSFLTRLLDEISNHSTFVGKIWLTLLIIFRIVLTVVGGETIYHDEQSKFVCNTAQPGCENVCYDAFAPLSHVRFWVFQIIMITTPSIMYLGFAMHKIARMADDEYRPRKRKLLSMVHRGASRDYDEVDEMDDEVPMILEEIEPSEKDGKAVAASKSAPASDAKSAKHDGRRRIKRDGLMKVYVLQLLSRVAFEIAFLFGQYVLYGFEVMPSYICTRSPCPHTVDCFVSRPTEKTIFLVIMYVVSILCLALTVLEILHLGIGGVRDTLRSRSARRLPIHRPSTSTICHRLTSPPPGYQAVLKKDSTGKLKTEFMGDSGRESLGDDAGRDLERLRRHLKMAQRHLDQAYHSEDVAASHSSGPDSNSIAVEQNRLNLAQEGYVGTEGKEGHA, from the exons ATGAGTTGGAGCTTCTTGACACGTTTGCTCGACGAGATCTCCAACCATTCCACTTTTGTGGGAAAGATCTGGCTCACACTCCTCATTATCTTCCGAATTGTTCTGACAGTGGTGGGCGGTGAAACCATCTATCATGATGAACAGAGCAAATTTGTATGCAATACTGCACAACCTGGTTGTGAAAACGTATGCTATGATGCATTTGCCCCTCTATCACACGTCCGATTCTGGGTTTTTCAAATCATTATGATCACCACGCCATCCATTATGTACCTCGGCTTTGCCATGCACAAAATCGCTCGAATGGCCGATGACGAATACCGACCACGTAAGCGCAAACTGCTGTCTATGGTTCATCGCGGAGCGAGTCGTGACTATGACGAGGTTGACGAAATGGATGATGAAGTTCCCATGATCTTGGAGGAGATTGAGCCCTCTGAAAAGGATGGTAAAGCTGTAGCTGCATCCAAGTCTGCTCCTGCATCTGATGCTAAGTCTGCGAAGCATGACGGCCGTCGTCGCATCAAGAGAGATGGTCTTATGAAGGTGTATGTGCTACAGTTGCTCTCTCGTGTTGCCTTTGAGATCGCCTTCCTTTTTGGTCAGTATGTTCTGTACGGTTTTGAAGTGATGCCATCCTACATTTGCACCAGAAGCCCATGCCCACACACCGTGGACTGCTTTGTCTCACGTCCTACTGAAAAGACCATCTTCCTGGTCATCATGTATGTTGTCAGTATTCTCTGCCTGGCGCTGACTGTGCTGGAAATCCTTCATCTGGGAATTGGAGGTGTGAGGGACACTCTCCGTAGTCGATCGGCTCGGAGACTCCCCATACATAGGCCGTCCACATCCACTATTTGTCACCGCCTGACCAGTCCACCTCCGGGTTATCAGGCTGTCCTGAAAAAGGACTCTACTGGCAAGCTTAAGACAGAGTTCATGGGAGACTCGGGAAGGGAGTCACTGGGTGATGATGCTGGCCGTGATCTAGAGCGTCTACGGAGACACCTGAAAATGGCACAGCGTCATCTGGACCAGGCTTACCACTCTGAGGATGTAGCGGCTTCGCATAGCAGCGGTCCAGATTCGAACAGCATTGCCGTTGAGCAAAACCGACTAAACCTAGCTCAGGAGGGCTATGTTGGCACTGAGGGAAAAG agGGTCATGCTTGA